A window of Polaribacter litorisediminis contains these coding sequences:
- a CDS encoding glycosyltransferase family 4 protein: protein MKIGMILDAAFPPDPRVENEAVSLVNAGHEVFLFCLKYADEKTSEIINGIQVKRYASNLPEFKLSALAYTVPFYTFLMQKKIHQFIKETKIKVIHIHDIRIAQAVFNANKKYNLPVVLDLHDNMPEVMKLYPHLQKFPGKYIISPKKWKEKEEEFILKADKVISVSPEFLETLQNRLPSEKDKFVLVPNTIRKSFFEDFKVDTSIIEKYKNKFVVLYLGDTHIRRGLQTAISSVEKLKDYIPNLKLVIVGKNTTDIILKEQVKALKIESFVDFEGWQNVSLFQSYILSSAICISPLHRNLQHDVAYANKIFQYMSFGKPLLVSDAIAQRRLVEKTNSGLVHQEKNVDDFTKQVLKLYRDPSLRDWLGENGMKFVRNEFSWEQTAKKLLHLYDNLQN, encoded by the coding sequence ATGAAAATAGGAATGATTCTAGATGCTGCATTTCCTCCAGATCCTAGAGTAGAAAATGAAGCCGTTTCTTTGGTAAATGCAGGTCATGAAGTTTTTCTTTTTTGTTTAAAATATGCTGATGAGAAAACATCAGAAATTATAAACGGAATTCAAGTAAAAAGATACGCTTCTAATTTACCGGAATTTAAATTATCTGCTTTAGCCTATACAGTTCCTTTTTACACCTTTTTGATGCAGAAAAAAATTCATCAATTTATAAAAGAAACGAAGATTAAAGTGATTCACATTCATGATATTAGAATTGCACAAGCTGTTTTTAACGCGAATAAAAAATATAATTTACCAGTTGTTTTAGATTTGCATGATAATATGCCAGAGGTAATGAAGCTATATCCTCATCTTCAAAAATTCCCTGGAAAGTATATCATATCGCCTAAAAAATGGAAGGAAAAAGAAGAAGAATTTATTTTAAAAGCAGATAAGGTAATATCCGTTTCTCCAGAGTTTTTAGAAACTCTTCAAAATAGACTACCCTCAGAAAAAGATAAATTTGTTCTTGTACCCAATACCATTAGAAAATCATTTTTTGAAGATTTTAAGGTCGATACATCCATCATTGAAAAATATAAAAATAAGTTTGTTGTTTTATATTTAGGAGATACGCATATAAGAAGAGGTTTGCAAACTGCAATTTCATCCGTAGAAAAATTAAAAGATTACATACCGAATTTAAAATTGGTAATTGTAGGAAAAAACACCACAGATATTATTTTAAAAGAACAAGTTAAAGCGTTAAAAATTGAAAGTTTTGTCGATTTTGAAGGATGGCAAAATGTTTCTCTTTTTCAATCTTATATACTTTCTAGTGCTATTTGTATTTCTCCTTTGCATAGAAATTTACAACATGACGTTGCGTATGCAAACAAGATTTTTCAATATATGAGTTTTGGAAAACCTCTATTAGTGAGTGATGCCATCGCTCAAAGAAGATTGGTGGAAAAAACAAATTCAGGTTTGGTACATCAAGAAAAAAATGTGGATGATTTTACAAAACAAGTTTTAAAGCTATATAGGGATCCTTCTTTGAGAGATTGGCTAGGAGAAAACGGAATGAAATTTGTAAGAAATGAATTTTCTTGGGAGCAAACGGCTAAAAAACTACTACATTTATACGATAATTTACAAAATTGA
- a CDS encoding YfhO family protein — protein MKHLKLKKIFPYAIAIAVFVLASLIYFHPVLKGQKISQSDITQFRGMVKEINDFRADKNTEPYWTGASFSGMPAYQISAYYPYDFVRILDKALRFLPRPADYTFLYFLSFFVLMMALKVEWRLAILGALSFGFSTYLIIIFVPGHNSKAHAIAYMPLVLAGVLWVFQKKYVLGFIVTGIAMALEIYTNHIQMTYYLGFCLLILGVVELINAIKEKVLPIFIRQAAVIIAAVVLGVGANASRLMAMKEYTDFSTRGKSELTINPDGSTKEVVKGLSKEYITQFSYAKLETFNLFIPRFMGGGTVEELGQQSNLYEVIETKLGKKGADYFTEQALTYWGDQTIIEAPAYIGAVVFFLFFLGIFIVKGRLKQWLVAATVFSILLSWGRNFEGLTNFFIDYIPLYNKFRAVSSIQVIAELCVPILGVLGLKEFFSSKITSEEKFASLKKTVLVFGGLILSGFLLAHSFSTFEGIRDATYLNIEKEYAINGVLDAVIADRKSMLLVDTLRSLALVLLSAGVLWFFLKNKLKQQFAIIGLLIFVLFDLISVNKNYVNETDFKPARRVEKPFTATNADRLILKDTTHFRVANFAQDPMQDGSTSYFHQSIGGYHAAKMGRYQELFDYQIAKNNMEVLNMLNTKYFLVPDKNGELQVQQNPDINGNVWFVENVKVVHSANEEMQMLDSLQTKTTAVIDKSSFLENIEFNFEQDSMATINLLKCDVTALTYQSKTTKEQFAVFSEIYYKNGWNAYVDGKLAPHYRVNYVLRGMKIPAGEHTIEFKFEPKVIQKGGLISLGSYILLLLVAVGWFLYDEKKKKKQA, from the coding sequence ATTAAGCACTTGAAACTCAAAAAAATATTTCCCTATGCTATTGCAATCGCCGTTTTTGTACTAGCCTCGTTAATCTATTTTCATCCTGTATTAAAAGGGCAAAAAATATCACAATCAGATATTACCCAGTTTAGAGGCATGGTCAAAGAAATTAATGATTTTAGAGCCGATAAAAATACAGAACCTTATTGGACAGGAGCTTCTTTTAGTGGCATGCCAGCCTATCAAATAAGTGCATATTACCCGTATGATTTTGTAAGAATTTTAGATAAAGCACTTCGATTTTTGCCAAGACCGGCGGATTATACATTTCTTTATTTTTTAAGCTTTTTTGTATTGATGATGGCATTAAAAGTGGAATGGAGATTGGCAATTTTAGGAGCGCTGTCTTTTGGGTTTTCTACCTATTTGATTATCATATTCGTGCCAGGCCATAATTCAAAAGCCCATGCAATTGCTTACATGCCTTTAGTTTTAGCAGGTGTTTTATGGGTTTTTCAGAAAAAATATGTTTTGGGTTTTATCGTTACTGGTATCGCTATGGCACTAGAAATTTATACTAATCATATTCAAATGACTTATTATTTGGGTTTTTGTTTGTTGATTTTAGGAGTTGTAGAACTTATAAACGCCATTAAAGAAAAGGTTTTACCTATTTTTATAAGGCAAGCAGCAGTTATTATAGCTGCCGTTGTTTTAGGAGTTGGTGCAAATGCTTCTAGGCTGATGGCCATGAAAGAATACACCGATTTTAGTACACGAGGAAAATCTGAACTCACAATTAATCCTGATGGAAGCACAAAAGAAGTTGTAAAGGGTTTAAGTAAAGAATATATAACACAATTTAGCTATGCCAAATTAGAAACTTTTAATTTATTTATTCCGCGTTTTATGGGCGGAGGAACCGTTGAAGAATTAGGGCAACAGTCTAATTTATATGAGGTAATTGAAACGAAATTGGGTAAAAAAGGAGCCGATTATTTTACAGAACAAGCGCTTACATATTGGGGAGATCAAACTATTATTGAAGCGCCTGCCTATATAGGTGCCGTTGTTTTCTTTTTATTTTTTTTAGGGATTTTTATTGTGAAAGGACGCCTAAAACAATGGCTCGTTGCCGCAACAGTATTTTCAATCTTATTAAGTTGGGGGCGTAATTTTGAAGGATTAACAAACTTTTTTATAGATTATATTCCGCTGTATAATAAATTTAGAGCAGTTTCTTCGATACAAGTTATTGCAGAGTTGTGCGTGCCTATTTTAGGCGTTTTAGGATTAAAAGAATTTTTCTCTTCTAAAATTACGTCCGAAGAAAAATTCGCATCCTTAAAAAAAACGGTATTGGTTTTCGGAGGGTTGATTCTTTCAGGTTTCTTATTAGCACATAGTTTTTCTACGTTTGAAGGGATCAGAGATGCAACCTATTTAAATATCGAAAAAGAGTATGCTATTAATGGGGTTTTAGATGCGGTTATTGCCGACAGAAAATCGATGTTACTAGTAGATACTTTGCGATCATTAGCCTTAGTATTGTTATCTGCAGGCGTTTTATGGTTTTTCTTAAAAAATAAATTAAAACAACAATTCGCAATTATTGGTTTGTTAATTTTTGTTTTATTCGATTTAATATCAGTGAATAAAAACTATGTTAACGAAACAGATTTTAAGCCAGCAAGACGCGTAGAAAAACCATTTACAGCTACTAATGCCGATAGGTTAATTTTAAAAGATACAACACATTTTAGAGTAGCCAACTTTGCGCAAGATCCTATGCAAGATGGTTCTACTTCTTATTTTCATCAGTCTATTGGAGGTTATCATGCGGCAAAAATGGGGCGTTATCAAGAGTTATTCGATTATCAGATTGCAAAGAATAACATGGAAGTTTTAAACATGTTAAATACCAAATATTTTTTAGTGCCTGATAAAAATGGTGAATTACAAGTACAACAAAATCCGGATATAAATGGTAATGTTTGGTTTGTAGAAAATGTAAAAGTGGTACATTCTGCAAATGAAGAAATGCAAATGTTAGATTCTTTACAAACAAAAACTACAGCGGTTATTGATAAAAGTAGTTTTTTAGAAAATATTGAATTTAATTTTGAACAAGATTCAATGGCGACTATCAATTTATTAAAATGTGATGTTACAGCGTTAACCTATCAATCTAAAACAACAAAAGAGCAGTTTGCTGTTTTTTCAGAAATTTATTATAAAAATGGTTGGAATGCTTATGTTGATGGCAAATTAGCTCCTCATTATAGAGTAAATTATGTTTTACGAGGCATGAAAATTCCTGCGGGAGAACACACAATTGAATTCAAATTTGAACCTAAAGTGATACAAAAAGGAGGTTTAATTTCTTTAGGTTCTTACATACTTTTATTATTAGTTGCTGTGGGCTGGTTTTTATATGATGAAAAAAAGAAGAAAAAACAAGCATGA
- a CDS encoding DUF4834 family protein, whose protein sequence is MGLLKTLFFIILFYYAFKFIMRLLAPFLVKKVADTMQKKAEEQFGKQQPKSNVKEGETIIDKAPRSKSQTKNSVGEYVDFEEID, encoded by the coding sequence ATGGGTTTATTGAAAACTTTATTTTTTATTATATTATTCTATTACGCTTTTAAATTTATAATGAGATTATTAGCGCCTTTTTTAGTGAAAAAAGTGGCAGATACGATGCAGAAAAAAGCAGAAGAGCAATTTGGTAAGCAACAACCAAAAAGCAATGTAAAAGAAGGAGAAACGATTATTGACAAAGCACCAAGAAGTAAATCGCAGACTAAAAACTCTGTAGGTGAATATGTAGATTTTGAAGAAATAGACTAA
- a CDS encoding transporter, with translation MNNLLLKTSFFLFFFTFSSIYSQYTEVINSNKPGFSESPYSVGTGVYQLESNLFFRNTSIEPTFSIPQSFGLNLFFRTSFLLEKLEVNAQISLQRDQIAFKNIFNSQYTETGLGMATIGAKYLIFQQEYEDKSKEIRSWKRRNAFDKKRLIPSVAVYAGINTDFVSDIHKTGSISPKAGVLLQQNLRNDFNLITNVFYDKIGTEFSELSYIITGTYNFDRRWSAFLENQTVFQKNQNNTNLGTGLAFLYNKDLQINTSIRYLIEGESKGSYLGLGASYRIDKHKDPFKELDENGEVIKDQPIAAYNKKQQGFFGRILSVFSKNKDNKNSTKRPKRAKRPKSSKKKNGFFSLFDKKKKKDKKKDKKKKQKTETETETETETETEIKELKTK, from the coding sequence ATGAATAACCTGCTATTGAAAACATCTTTTTTCTTATTTTTTTTTACTTTTTCATCTATCTACAGTCAATATACAGAGGTTATCAACTCAAATAAACCAGGTTTTTCAGAGAGTCCGTATAGCGTAGGCACGGGAGTTTATCAATTAGAAAGTAATTTATTTTTTAGAAACACCTCTATAGAACCTACTTTTTCTATACCACAATCTTTTGGTTTAAACCTGTTCTTTAGAACTAGCTTTTTATTAGAAAAGCTAGAAGTAAATGCGCAAATAAGTTTACAGAGAGATCAAATAGCCTTTAAAAATATTTTTAACTCTCAATACACCGAAACAGGTCTTGGTATGGCGACCATTGGTGCAAAGTATTTAATCTTTCAACAAGAATATGAAGACAAAAGTAAAGAAATAAGAAGTTGGAAAAGAAGAAATGCCTTTGATAAAAAAAGATTGATTCCTTCTGTTGCTGTTTATGCTGGTATAAACACCGATTTTGTTAGCGACATCCATAAAACAGGAAGTATTTCTCCAAAAGCTGGGGTACTCTTGCAGCAAAACTTGAGGAATGATTTTAATTTAATTACCAATGTTTTCTATGACAAAATTGGTACAGAATTTTCAGAATTATCATATATAATTACAGGAACCTATAATTTTGACCGTCGATGGTCTGCTTTTTTAGAAAATCAAACTGTGTTTCAAAAAAATCAAAATAACACCAACTTAGGTACTGGTTTGGCTTTTTTATACAATAAAGACCTGCAAATTAATACTTCTATAAGATATTTAATAGAGGGTGAATCCAAAGGTTCTTATCTTGGCCTTGGGGCTTCTTATCGAATTGACAAACACAAAGACCCTTTCAAGGAATTAGACGAAAACGGAGAGGTAATTAAAGACCAACCTATTGCAGCGTATAATAAAAAACAACAAGGTTTTTTCGGCAGAATTCTTAGCGTTTTCAGTAAAAATAAAGACAATAAGAATAGTACAAAAAGACCTAAAAGAGCTAAAAGACCAAAATCTAGTAAGAAAAAAAATGGTTTCTTTAGTTTGTTTGACAAAAAGAAAAAGAAAGACAAAAAGAAAGACAAAAAGAAAAAGCAAAAAACAGAAACAGAAACAGAAACAGAAACAGAAACAGAAACAGAAATTAAAGAACTCAAAACGAAGTAA
- a CDS encoding GTP cyclohydrolase: MISIKKITTKKEMKQFVTFPFSLYKNNPYWVPPIIKDEIANFNPKKNPVFENADAHFFLAYQDKKIVGRVIAIINWYEVNKQQIKKIRFGWFDVIDDIEVTKVLLEKVNEIGRANNLEYIEGPVGFNNLDKTGVLIDGFDHIGTMITWYNHPYYKEHLEQLGFVKEKEYLENKFKFSNVDGFYFNRISNIIKNRYSLKALDFTKTKDILPYIDEMFEVFSAAYSKLSTFVPISDAQIAFFKKKYISFINPEYIKFVVDKENKLIAFAIVMPSFSEALQKSKGKLFPFGLFHLLKARKKAKDVTFYLIGVHPEYQNKGVHAIIFDQYYKTFKPLGIENCIRTPELEDNEAIQKLWKDFDPVTHKRRRTYRKSIQ, encoded by the coding sequence ATGATTAGTATCAAAAAAATTACAACAAAAAAGGAGATGAAACAATTTGTTACATTTCCTTTTTCACTATACAAGAATAATCCTTATTGGGTACCGCCCATTATAAAAGATGAAATTGCCAATTTTAACCCCAAAAAAAACCCTGTATTTGAGAATGCTGATGCTCATTTTTTTTTAGCCTATCAAGACAAAAAAATTGTAGGTAGAGTAATCGCTATTATTAATTGGTATGAAGTTAACAAACAACAAATCAAAAAAATACGTTTTGGCTGGTTTGATGTTATTGATGATATTGAGGTTACAAAAGTATTGCTCGAAAAAGTAAATGAAATTGGACGCGCAAATAATTTAGAATATATAGAAGGGCCAGTTGGTTTTAATAATTTGGATAAAACAGGGGTTTTGATTGATGGATTCGATCATATAGGAACCATGATTACTTGGTACAATCATCCATATTATAAGGAGCATTTAGAACAATTGGGGTTTGTAAAAGAAAAAGAATATTTAGAAAATAAATTTAAATTTAGTAATGTTGATGGTTTTTATTTTAATAGAATAAGCAACATTATAAAAAATAGATATTCTTTAAAGGCTCTCGATTTCACAAAAACAAAAGATATTTTGCCGTATATAGATGAAATGTTTGAAGTTTTTAGTGCAGCGTATTCAAAACTATCAACATTTGTACCTATTTCTGATGCTCAAATTGCTTTTTTTAAGAAGAAATACATCAGTTTTATCAATCCAGAATACATTAAATTTGTGGTTGATAAAGAAAATAAATTAATAGCATTTGCTATTGTAATGCCATCTTTTTCAGAAGCATTGCAAAAATCTAAAGGAAAATTATTTCCTTTTGGTCTTTTCCATTTATTAAAAGCTAGGAAAAAAGCAAAAGATGTAACGTTCTATTTAATTGGTGTACATCCAGAATATCAAAATAAGGGTGTTCATGCTATTATTTTTGATCAATATTATAAAACATTTAAACCTTTAGGAATCGAGAACTGTATTAGAACTCCAGAATTAGAAGATAATGAAGCTATTCAAAAATTGTGGAAAGACTTTGACCCAGTAACACATAAAAGACGAAGAACGTATCGAAAAAGTATTCAGTGA
- a CDS encoding 16S rRNA (uracil(1498)-N(3))-methyltransferase codes for MQLFYNADIDSNTSTLTFDKIESRHIVRVLRKKESDILHITNGKGFLFDAKIIIASDKKCLAEIIKIQEKPKPWSYYVHIAIAPTKNNDRIEWFLEKATEIGIDEITPIICSNSERRIVKLERFEKIIQSAMKQSLKFTLPKINEPVKFNEFINQDFEGTICIAHCEEQHKNLLQSIVKPLQKTTILIGPEGDFSLDEIKKALNKKCIPISLGESRLRTETAGLVALNTISFINQ; via the coding sequence ATGCAACTATTTTATAACGCTGATATTGATTCAAACACCTCTACACTAACTTTTGATAAGATAGAAAGCCGCCATATTGTGCGTGTTTTAAGAAAAAAAGAAAGCGATATTCTACATATTACCAACGGAAAAGGTTTTTTGTTTGATGCAAAAATTATAATTGCCAGTGATAAAAAGTGCCTTGCAGAGATTATTAAGATTCAAGAAAAACCAAAACCTTGGTCTTATTATGTGCACATTGCCATTGCACCCACAAAAAATAACGACAGAATTGAATGGTTTTTAGAAAAAGCTACAGAAATTGGTATTGACGAAATTACACCCATTATTTGCAGTAATTCTGAGCGTAGAATCGTAAAATTAGAACGGTTTGAAAAAATCATTCAATCGGCAATGAAGCAATCTTTAAAATTTACGCTTCCTAAAATTAATGAACCCGTGAAGTTCAATGAATTTATAAATCAAGATTTTGAAGGCACAATTTGTATTGCGCATTGCGAGGAACAACATAAAAATTTGCTACAATCTATTGTAAAACCATTACAAAAAACAACCATTTTAATTGGTCCTGAAGGCGATTTTTCTTTGGATGAAATAAAAAAAGCGTTAAATAAAAAATGTATACCCATTTCTTTAGGAGAAAGTAGATTGCGCACGGAAACTGCGGGCTTAGTTGCTTTAAATACTATTTCTTTTATCAATCAATAA
- a CDS encoding DUF4159 domain-containing protein: MKQFITICILSIFLQSNAQDVAILKYNGGGDWYANPTAIPNLVAFTNQNIKTSISKNPENVAVNSEDIFNFPILFMTGHGNVFFSDEEATNLKNYLISGGFLHISDNYGLDKFIRRELKKVFPTLKFREIPSNHAIYNQTFKFPEGIPKIHEHDKKSAQGFGLFYQGRLIIFYDYETDLSDGWEDEIIHNNPKEVREKALKMGANIIEYAFTN; encoded by the coding sequence ATGAAGCAATTTATAACCATATGCATTCTTTCTATCTTTTTACAAAGTAACGCACAAGATGTCGCTATTTTAAAATATAATGGCGGCGGCGATTGGTATGCAAATCCTACTGCAATTCCTAATTTAGTAGCATTTACAAACCAAAATATAAAAACATCAATTTCTAAAAACCCAGAAAATGTTGCTGTCAATAGCGAAGATATTTTTAATTTTCCGATATTGTTTATGACAGGTCATGGAAACGTTTTCTTTTCTGATGAAGAAGCGACCAATTTAAAAAACTATTTAATTTCTGGAGGATTTTTACATATTTCTGATAATTATGGTTTGGATAAATTTATCAGAAGAGAACTCAAAAAAGTGTTTCCTACCTTAAAATTTAGAGAAATTCCAAGCAATCATGCTATTTACAATCAAACATTTAAATTTCCTGAAGGAATCCCAAAAATTCATGAACATGATAAAAAATCAGCACAAGGTTTTGGGTTATTTTACCAAGGAAGATTAATTATTTTTTACGATTATGAAACCGATTTAAGTGATGGTTGGGAAGATGAAATTATACACAACAACCCGAAAGAAGTTAGAGAAAAAGCCTTAAAAATGGGCGCAAATATAATTGAGTATGCTTTTACAAACTAA
- a CDS encoding bile acid:sodium symporter family protein — protein MLLQTNPNINIDDIKINFDSSGLWVLNIAIAIIMFGVALSITIDDFKRLFKNPKIVFVGILSQFILLPAATFLAIILLEPHPSFALGMMMIAACPGGNVSNFFSKMAGGNAALSVSLTAFATLICIFMTPFNLQFWGSLYEPTNIILKSVELNWVDLLKLVSLILGIPLVAGMLIKNYHSEMAIKIEKVLKPISMSVFIILIFVAFSQNLDIFISYIHHVIFLVIFHNIFAFILGFYTSKIFGLNKKDCKTISMETGIQNGGLGLLLIFGFFDGLGGMALLAAFWGIWDVFSGMALATFWGRKKQAVLKQQKIV, from the coding sequence ATGCTTTTACAAACTAATCCGAATATCAATATCGATGACATTAAAATAAACTTCGATTCTAGTGGCTTATGGGTCTTAAACATTGCTATTGCGATAATTATGTTTGGTGTTGCTTTGTCTATTACCATAGACGATTTTAAAAGACTGTTTAAAAACCCAAAAATAGTTTTTGTGGGCATTCTATCGCAATTTATCTTATTACCTGCCGCTACTTTTTTAGCCATTATACTCCTTGAACCTCACCCTAGCTTTGCCTTAGGAATGATGATGATTGCCGCATGTCCTGGTGGAAATGTTTCTAATTTTTTTAGTAAAATGGCTGGTGGAAATGCCGCGCTTTCTGTTAGCTTAACGGCTTTTGCAACCCTAATTTGTATTTTTATGACACCTTTTAATTTACAATTTTGGGGAAGTTTGTATGAGCCTACAAATATCATATTAAAATCAGTAGAACTCAATTGGGTAGATTTATTAAAACTCGTTTCCTTAATTTTAGGCATTCCGTTAGTCGCCGGAATGCTCATCAAAAATTATCATTCAGAAATGGCCATAAAAATAGAAAAAGTTTTAAAACCGATTTCTATGAGCGTTTTTATAATACTAATTTTTGTAGCCTTTTCTCAAAATTTAGATATTTTTATCAGCTATATCCATCATGTAATCTTCTTGGTGATTTTTCATAATATCTTTGCTTTTATATTAGGTTTTTATACTTCAAAGATTTTTGGACTCAATAAAAAAGATTGTAAAACTATTTCTATGGAAACAGGAATTCAAAATGGTGGTCTCGGACTTTTATTAATTTTTGGCTTCTTTGATGGTCTTGGTGGTATGGCTTTATTAGCCGCTTTTTGGGGGATTTGGGATGTTTTTTCTGGCATGGCTTTGGCTACTTTTTGGGGTAGAAAAAAACAAGCAGTATTGAAACAGCAAAAAATAGTATAA
- a CDS encoding 1-acyl-sn-glycerol-3-phosphate acyltransferase — protein MSIKKIWYESARLFLKISLHFYAKKIKVYGKNNIPKKGAVLFAINHPNALMDPLFVTSKNKRENHYLVRADVFKKPLIKKALATLNLMPIYRIRDGRKQLSNNQEIFEQCFDILKREETLIIFPQGGHSRDRNIKPLSKGFTRIVFGALEKNPTLEISVIPVGITYQNSSSFPSKVCIHFGEHINSREILSKNEKPKAIHILKNEVRIQLEKLTVHIPDDENYAATLNKLNQANVDFTNINAVNKMIAENNFPKAKKKPVNILKPLYYIILLNSIFPLIIWKKISKSIGEIEFVDTMKFATNVISFPIFYTLQALVIRFFFGWNIAVIYWFLSFLLVFLYTKFSVLNTEDQLL, from the coding sequence ATGAGTATTAAAAAAATTTGGTATGAAAGTGCAAGACTTTTTTTAAAGATTAGTTTGCATTTTTATGCGAAAAAAATAAAAGTTTATGGTAAAAATAATATCCCCAAAAAAGGAGCTGTTTTGTTTGCCATTAACCACCCTAATGCATTGATGGATCCTTTATTTGTGACCTCTAAAAATAAAAGAGAAAATCATTATTTAGTAAGAGCCGATGTTTTTAAAAAACCGCTTATAAAAAAAGCGCTGGCTACCTTAAATTTAATGCCTATTTATAGAATTCGAGATGGCAGAAAACAACTTTCTAACAATCAAGAAATTTTTGAGCAGTGTTTTGATATTCTTAAGAGAGAAGAAACTCTAATTATTTTTCCACAAGGAGGCCATTCTAGAGACAGAAATATAAAGCCTTTAAGTAAAGGATTTACAAGAATTGTTTTTGGAGCTTTAGAGAAAAATCCAACGTTAGAAATTAGCGTGATTCCCGTAGGGATTACTTATCAAAATTCATCATCTTTTCCCTCTAAAGTTTGTATTCATTTCGGTGAACATATTAATTCGAGAGAAATTCTGAGTAAAAATGAGAAACCAAAAGCGATTCATATTTTAAAAAATGAAGTTCGTATTCAACTAGAAAAATTAACGGTTCATATTCCGGATGATGAGAATTATGCGGCTACTCTAAATAAGTTAAATCAAGCTAATGTCGATTTTACAAATATTAATGCGGTAAATAAAATGATTGCTGAAAATAACTTCCCTAAAGCTAAAAAAAAACCAGTGAATATTTTAAAGCCCTTATATTATATTATTTTGCTGAATAGTATTTTTCCTTTAATCATTTGGAAAAAAATATCCAAAAGCATTGGTGAAATTGAATTTGTAGATACCATGAAATTTGCTACTAACGTTATCAGTTTCCCAATATTTTATACCTTGCAAGCTTTAGTTATTCGTTTTTTCTTTGGATGGAATATCGCAGTAATTTATTGGTTTCTTTCTTTTTTATTGGTCTTTTTATATACTAAATTTTCTGTTTTAAATACTGAAGACCAACTGCTGTAA